Proteins co-encoded in one Rhopalosiphum maidis isolate BTI-1 chromosome 2, ASM367621v3, whole genome shotgun sequence genomic window:
- the LOC113553399 gene encoding diacylglycerol kinase epsilon-like gives MYLDTDDLVTSSIIAFVIAIVVFIFSIKAFRWFFPESDVADKGLSSHVWVEKPSYILSDPNECIVCETLTHGSKVRYCDNCGIFVDLACVKKANKRICCKILSTNRPPKTFTHHWNKSLLIDVTCCVCASDDDTDSVLGHFFQCLWCSRFSHENCIAQFIQKCDFGIYRKYIIPPFCIKTSNRFKNVSKQTIEKVFHPGWENWTPLIIFANKKSGNNDGTLIISHFRRLLNPIQVYDVIDCPPEKALDWLKTTHLECVFVLVAGGDGTVAGVLNSIHNLQLKIDPAVGIIPLGTGNDLSRILGWGTSYSDSDCSGFMNFLDNVSVIKLDRWKVNILSNVLKKIKITNTITMYNYLGIGLDAQITLDFHRTRKSPLYLFNSTLLNKMIYLGCGTQQFLEHQCQGLSDMIELYMDEKRIVLPDIESIVIVNIESWGAGVNLWELGVNDGNEFGAQFIDDGLLEVLGIRSSMHIAQLKMGIAEPIRIGQASVIRVKLLQKLPVQVDGEPWLQPKCEFVLKRCNQATVLKLSNIII, from the exons ATGTATTTGGATACAGATGATTTAGTGACGTCCAGTATAATTGCATTTGTAATTGCAATtgtagtgtttatttttagtattaaagcATTCAGATGGTTTTTTCCTGAAAGTGATGTTGCTGACAAAGGTTTGTCATCTCATGTGTGGGTTGAAAAACCATCCTATATACTAAGT gatCCAAATGAATGTATTGTATGTGAAACATTAACGCATGGATCTAAAGTTCGATACTGTGATAATTGTGGGATTTTTGTTGACTTAGCCTGTGTAAAAAAAGCTAACAAGCGAATATGTTGTAAGATCTTAAGTACTAATAGACCACCTAAGACTTTCACACACCATTGGAACAAAT CTCTGTTAATTGATGTTACATGTTGTGTTTGTGCCTCGGATGATGACACTGATAGTGTTCttggacatttttttcaatgtctATGGTGTAGTAGGTTTTCacatgaaaattgtatagctCAATTTATTCAG aaaTGTGATTTTGGAATATAtcgcaaatatattataccaccattttgtataaaaacaagtaaccgatttaaaaatgtatccaaGCAAACAATTGAAAAAGTTTTTCATCCTGGTTGGGAAAACTGGActccattaattatatttg CAAACAAGAAGTCTGGTAATAATGATGgaactttaataatttcacattTCCGGCGTCTACTAAATCCTATACAGGTATACGATGTTATTGACTGTCCCCCAGAAAAAGCTTTAGATTGGTTAAAAACCACACATCTGGAATGTGTTTTTGTCTTGGTTGCTGGTGGCGATGGCACAGTAGCTGGTGTATTAAACAGCattcataatttacaattaaaa aTAGATCCTGCCGTGGGTATTATACCACTTGGTACAGGCAATGACTTGTCTAGGATATTGGGATGGGGAACTTCGTATTCAGATTCTGATTGTTCTGGTTTTATGAATTTCCTTGATAATGtttcagttataaaattagatag atGGAAAGtgaatattttgtcaaatgtattgaaaaagataaaaataacaaacactATCACAATGTATAACTATTTGGGAATTGGTTTGGATGCTCAAATAACATTGGATTTTCATCGTACTAGAAAGTcaccattatatttattcaatagtacactgttgaataaaatgatatatttaggGTGCGGTACACAACAATTTTTAGAACATCAGTGTCAAGGTCTGTCTGATATGATTGAGTTATACATGGATGAGAAAAGAATAGTTTTACCAGATATTGAATCCATTGTAATTGTGAATATTGAATCTTGGGGTGCTGGAGTAAATTTATGGGAATTGGGAGTTAATGATGGTAATGAGTTTGGTGCACAGTTTATTGATGATGGGTTGTTAGAAGTACTTGGCATACGATCTTCCATGCATATTGCACAATTAAAAATGGGGATTGCTGAACCTATTAGAATTGGTCAAGCATCTGTAATCAGA gttaaattattacaaaaattgccAGTTCAGGTTGATGGTGAACCTTGGCTTCAAccaaaatgtgaatttgtgcTTAAGCGGTGTAACCAAGCTACAGTTTTGAAgttatcaaacataataatttaa
- the LOC113554032 gene encoding uncharacterized protein LOC113554032, which produces MSNVDVLEQLQLVLRPDMSDRRIVCIEETDTAKADVILSFYMWYVFTKTDRPVCMIGVRDTYGHYQNIGLKFHYNLLSMFNQKRFAFIESAVSVDSLVDCAKDLLDKHPTGVVYMVVDDISSLLLLGVKFEDIVGFLAFVKRQPRLYIVFGCWKHKADESAKRLASAVSHLSDIRVSLAPLVTGFSNTATGTMRITTHESFYRIDDVSYLYKLADNGLKLTLNSGTTR; this is translated from the coding sequence ATGTCAAACGTGGACGTTTTGGAACAATTGCAGCTAGTGCTCAGGCCCGACATGTCGGACCGGCGGATCGTGTGCATCGAGGAAACTGACACTGCTAAGGCAGACGTGATCCTATCGTTTTACATGTGGTACGTGTTCACCAAGACCGATCGGCCCGTGTGCATGATTGGTGTCCGGGACACGTACGGTCACTACCAGAACATAGGCCTGAAGTTCCATTACAACCTGCTATCGATGTTCAATCAGAAGCGATTTGCCTTCATCGAATCCGCTGTGTCCGTTGACAGTCTGGTCGACTGCGCGAAAGACTTATTGGATAAGCACCCCACCGGCGTTGTTTATATGGTGGTGGACGACATTAGTTCGCTGTTGCTGTTGGGTGTAAAGTTTGAAGACATCGTTGGATTCCTGGCGTTTGTCAAGCGCCAACCTCGCCTTTATATTGTGTTTGGCTGTTGGAAACACAAGGCAGACGAATCAGCTAAGAGGTTAGCATCTGCTGTATCACATCTATCAGACATCAGGGTGTCACTGGCACCATTAGTCACAGGGTTTTCAAACACTGCAACAGGCACTATGAGAATCACTACTCATGAATCATTCTACCGCATAGACGATGTGTCTTACCTGTACAAATTGGCTGATAATGGTCTCAAGTTAACATTAAATTCAGGCACTACCAGATAA
- the LOC113551320 gene encoding kinesin-like protein KIF19 isoform X1 — MSPSTVQMQNLHGSPYTVSSAPEFRQEESTAVEEKLMVAVRIRPLSTNETGRSLYVVDSKTIVVEETEKERDDVLRQKRIEQKRYAFDVVFDEDSTQDEVYEKTTKSLVKDILVGFNATVFAYGATGSGKTHTMVGHGGETGIMVRAISDLFDIVSKNAYRYTVKMSYLEIYNENIRDLLNPSSGFLELREDTSRNRNIQVTGLSEVVVVSIDEVMGLLHQGNRQRTVEPTGVNKTSSRSHALLSVTVCKASRTATAVRQGRLFMIDLAGSERASHTKNRGKRLKEGAHINRSLLALGNCINALSGGTNPRFVNYRDSKLTRLLRESLSGNCRTVMIAHVSSATSHKDETRNTLIYAARASGISHKVERNVLNVSFQVNQYRSVISDLRNEISRLRTKLDEGRAKSSSGQHSNTPVNQIRDQIVGTFREQMKLRRKLMDIDGHLLSLGVEAERQHQIISQWESRNNKLYCRRTSSQRRPNTKSSNNTSNADSFDNDQLNMHQAWSDLSYIEHEQERYVALRSKTVSELDTVRQQAVALENNLPKRLDSETERELLSLICRVHELEADKMALQGERLVESYELRRRGDLLHKMHRQQRITDDIITKQRQIIEGQNVPLPTDLKELYRSYQQEIHANSYNTDVNTIPLTSAMQSIDKSFEKATIDDQPDKNGTYIAESRGQPITPESRLCTTSSNESLAAGFDWEKDLGSLPPINQSTVVPHSRDEIPSPVPASVLFPPISNRFK, encoded by the exons actaTCGTTGTTGAGGAAACTGAAAAAGAAAGAGATGACGTACTTCGACAAAAAAGGATCGAACAAAAACGTTATGCGTTTGATGTAGTTTTTGACGAAGATTCTACTCAG GACGAGGTGTACGAAAAGACGACGAAAAGCTTGGTGAAAGACATACTCGTCGGCTTTAATGCCACAGTATTCGCGTACGGGGCGACGGGCAGCGGAAAAACACACACGATGGTTGGACATGGCGGAGAGACGGGCATCATGGTCCGAGCAATAAGCGATTTGTTCGACATTGTAAGCAAAAATGCTTACCGGTACACG gtaaaaatgtcatatttagaaatatacaaCGAAAACATCCGGGACCTCCTTAACCCGTCGTCGGGTTTTCTGGAGCTCCGCGAAGACACGTCCAGAAATCGGAACATCCAAGTGACCGGACTGTCGGAAGTTGTAGTAGTGTCTATCGACGAGGTGATGGGGTTGCTACACCAGGGTAACCGGCAGAGGACGGTGGAACCGACGGGTGTGAATAAAACGTCTTCCAGGAGCCATGCGCTACTCAGCGTGACAGTGTGCAAGGCGTCCAGGACGGCAACAGCCGTACGTCAAGGCAGGTTGTTCATGATCGACCTGGCGGGTTCCGAGAGAGCTAGCCACACTAAG AACCGAGGAAAACGTCTAAAAGAAGGGGCGCACATCAACAGATCTCTGCTGGCTTTGGGAAACTGCATAAACGCCCTAAGTGGAGGCACGAATCCGCGATTTGTCAACTACCGTGACAGCAAACTCACACGATTACTTCGCGAGTCCCTGAGCGGAAATTGTCGGACTGTTATGATCGCACATGTCAGTTCAGCAACGTCGCACAAGGACGAGACCAGAAACACCTTGATTTACGCCGCTAG AGCCAGTGGAATCTCACACAAAGTCGAACGGAACGTTTTAAACGTATCATTTCAAGTGAATCAGTACAGGTCAGTTATATCAGACCTACGCAACGAGATCTCTCGACTGAGGACCAAATTGGACGAGGGCCGGGCAAAGTCTTCGAGCGGCCAGCATAGCAACACGCCTGTAAACCAGATAAGGGACCAGATTGTGGGCACGTTCCGTGAACAAATGAAGCTCAG GCGAAAGCTGATGGATATCGACGGACACCTGTTGTCACTGGGCGTAGAAGCCGAACGGCAACACCAGATAATCAGCCAATGGGAGTCAAGAAACAATAAACTTTACTGCCGCAGGACCAGCAGCCAGCGGAGGCCGAATACCAAGAGTTCCAACAACACTTCAA ATGCGGATTCTTTTGACAACGACCAGCTAAACATGCACCAGGCGTGGTCGGATCTGAGTTACATTGAACACGAACAGGAAAGGTACGTGGCGCTCAGGTCCAAGACCGTTAGCGAACTGGACACAGTCAGGCAACAGGCAGTGGCCctagaaaat AACCTTCCAAAACGGTTAGACTCTGAGACGGAACGCGAGCTGCTCTCGTTAATATGTCGCGTGCACGAATTGGAAGCCGACAAAATGGCGTTGCAAGGTGAACGGCTAGTCGAGTCGTACGAGCTGCGTCGCAGAGGAGATCTGTTGCACAAGATGCACCGACAACAGCGCATTACCGACGACATCATCACGAAACAGCGGCAGATCATCGaag GTCAAAACGTGCCGTTACCCACCGATTTGAAAGAGCTGTATCGGTCGTATCAGCAAGAAATACACGCCAACTCGTACAACACGGACGTAAACACCATACCACTGACATCCGCTATGCAGTCAATCGACAAAAG ctTCGAGAAAGCAACCATCGACGACCAGCCGGACAAAAATGGGACGTATATCGCTGAAAGCCGTGGTCAACCAATTACGCCAGAATCGAGGCTATGCACAACTTCGAG CAACGAGAGCTTGGCGGCTGGCTTCGACTGGGAAAAGGACCTAGGAAGTTTACCACCCATCAATCAATCGACTGTCGTTCCACACTCCAGAGACGAAATTCCATCGCCCGTTCCGGCTTCCGTGCTGTTTCCGCCGATTTCCAATCGCTTTAAATAA
- the LOC113554031 gene encoding mitochondrial dicarboxylate carrier translates to MAANDKSKKFSRWYFGGIGSAGAACCTHPLDLLKVHLQTQQEGKISVGRLAMKIIREQGVFSLYTGISASLCRQLSYSTVRFGIYEVGKQAMTKPGENVPFYKTVLLASAAGAAGGFVGTPADMVNVRMQNDVKLPMENRRNYKHALDGFIRVWREEGFTRLFSGASTATMRAVLMTVGQLSFYDQVKQLLLSSGYFGDNSTTHFLSSLTAGAVATTLTQPLDVLKTRAMNAKPGEFSGTLDLVRYTAKLGPMGFFKGYVPAFVRLAPQTILTFVFLEQLRLNFGYYKA, encoded by the exons atggcAGCCaatgataaaagtaaaaagttttcACGATGGTATTTCGGTGGAATTGGTTCGGCTGGTGCTGCATGTTGTACACATCCACTAGACTTGCTCaag GTGCATTTACAAACACAACAAGAAGGAAAAATTTCTGTTGGCCGTTTAGCAATGAAAATCATCAGAGAACAAGGAGTATTCTCGCTGTATACGGGTATTTCAGCATCATTGTGTCGACAACTGTCATATTCAACTGTGCGATTTGGAATATATGAA gttgGAAAACAAGCAATGACCAAACCTGGTGAAAACGTTCCATTCTATAAAACAGTGTTGTTAGCTTCCGCTGCCGGGGCGGCTGGTGGGTTTGTTGGAACCCCAGCTGATATGGTTAACGTACGAATGCAGAATGATGTAAAGTTACCAATGGAAAACCGCAGAAA TTACAAACATGCTCTTGATGGTTTTATACGTGTTTGGCGAGAAGAAGGGTTTACCAGATTATTTTCGGGTGCATCAACAGCTACAATGCGTGCTGTTTTAATGACTGTTGGACAGTTATCATTCTATGATCAagtcaaacaattattattatcatcaggTTATTTTGGTGACAACTCCACTACACACTTTTTATCTAGTCTTACTGCT GGTGCTGTTGCAACAACTCTAACTCAACCTCTGGATGTGTTAAAAACTCGAGCAATGAATGCTAAACCAGGCGAATTTTca GGTACACTCGATTTAGTTAGATATACTGCCAAACTAGGACCGATGGGATTCTTTaag ggTTATGTTCCAGCATTTGTGAGATTGGCTCCTCAAACAATTCTTACATTTGTTTTCTTGGAACAATTACGATTGAACTTCGGTTACTATAAAGCATAG
- the LOC113551323 gene encoding testis-specific gene A8 protein-like: MQFQVTFAVLAAIMCFAAAAPATEEVKSSPSASAQSGAVSDTDRSKRFVAVAAPYVAAAPVAAAPYVAAAPVAATPYVAAPYAAAPYVASPYAAAPYALASPYAAPYVSSYTTYPYVAKTLASPYTYYP; encoded by the exons ATGCAATTCCAA GTGACTTTCGCCGTGCTCGCCGCTATCATGTGCTTCGCCGCTGCCGCCCCCGCAACCGAAGAAGTCAAATCGTCGCCTTCGGCGTCTGCCCAATCTGGTGCCGTTTCAGACACCGATCGTAGCAAACGGTTCGTGGCCGTCGCTGCACCTTACGTGGCTGCTGCACCGGTCGCCGCCGCACCTTACGTAGCCGCTGCACCGGTCGCCGCCACACCTTACGTGGCCGCTCCATACGCTGCCGCCCCTTACGTTGCTTCCCCATACGCCGCCGCCCCTTACGCACTCGCTTCCCCGTACGCCGCTCCTTACGTATCGTCGTACACCACTTACCCATACGTAGCCAAGACCCTGGCTTCCCCGTACACTTACTACCCATGA
- the LOC113551320 gene encoding kinesin-like protein KIF19 isoform X2 yields MSPSTVQMQNLHGSPYTVSSAPEFRQEESTAVEEKLMVAVRIRPLSTNETGRSLYVVDSKTIVVEETEKERDDVLRQKRIEQKRYAFDVVFDEDSTQDEVYEKTTKSLVKDILVGFNATVFAYGATGSGKTHTMVGHGGETGIMVRAISDLFDIVSKNAYRYTVKMSYLEIYNENIRDLLNPSSGFLELREDTSRNRNIQVTGLSEVVVVSIDEVMGLLHQGNRQRTVEPTGVNKTSSRSHALLSVTVCKASRTATAVRQGRLFMIDLAGSERASHTKNRGKRLKEGAHINRSLLALGNCINALSGGTNPRFVNYRDSKLTRLLRESLSGNCRTVMIAHVSSATSHKDETRNTLIYAARASGISHKVERNVLNVSFQVNQYRSVISDLRNEISRLRTKLDEGRAKSSSGQHSNTPVNQIRDQIVGTFREQMKLRRKLMDIDGHLLSLGVEAERQHQIISQWESRNNKLYCRRTSSQRRPNTKSSNNTSNADSFDNDQLNMHQAWSDLSYIEHEQERYVALRSKTVSELDTVRQQAVALENNLPKRLDSETERELLSLICRVHELEADKMALQGERLVESYELRRRGDLLHKMHRQQRITDDIITKQRQIIEGQNVPLPTDLKELYRSYQQEIHANSYNTDVNTIPLTSAMQSIDKR; encoded by the exons actaTCGTTGTTGAGGAAACTGAAAAAGAAAGAGATGACGTACTTCGACAAAAAAGGATCGAACAAAAACGTTATGCGTTTGATGTAGTTTTTGACGAAGATTCTACTCAG GACGAGGTGTACGAAAAGACGACGAAAAGCTTGGTGAAAGACATACTCGTCGGCTTTAATGCCACAGTATTCGCGTACGGGGCGACGGGCAGCGGAAAAACACACACGATGGTTGGACATGGCGGAGAGACGGGCATCATGGTCCGAGCAATAAGCGATTTGTTCGACATTGTAAGCAAAAATGCTTACCGGTACACG gtaaaaatgtcatatttagaaatatacaaCGAAAACATCCGGGACCTCCTTAACCCGTCGTCGGGTTTTCTGGAGCTCCGCGAAGACACGTCCAGAAATCGGAACATCCAAGTGACCGGACTGTCGGAAGTTGTAGTAGTGTCTATCGACGAGGTGATGGGGTTGCTACACCAGGGTAACCGGCAGAGGACGGTGGAACCGACGGGTGTGAATAAAACGTCTTCCAGGAGCCATGCGCTACTCAGCGTGACAGTGTGCAAGGCGTCCAGGACGGCAACAGCCGTACGTCAAGGCAGGTTGTTCATGATCGACCTGGCGGGTTCCGAGAGAGCTAGCCACACTAAG AACCGAGGAAAACGTCTAAAAGAAGGGGCGCACATCAACAGATCTCTGCTGGCTTTGGGAAACTGCATAAACGCCCTAAGTGGAGGCACGAATCCGCGATTTGTCAACTACCGTGACAGCAAACTCACACGATTACTTCGCGAGTCCCTGAGCGGAAATTGTCGGACTGTTATGATCGCACATGTCAGTTCAGCAACGTCGCACAAGGACGAGACCAGAAACACCTTGATTTACGCCGCTAG AGCCAGTGGAATCTCACACAAAGTCGAACGGAACGTTTTAAACGTATCATTTCAAGTGAATCAGTACAGGTCAGTTATATCAGACCTACGCAACGAGATCTCTCGACTGAGGACCAAATTGGACGAGGGCCGGGCAAAGTCTTCGAGCGGCCAGCATAGCAACACGCCTGTAAACCAGATAAGGGACCAGATTGTGGGCACGTTCCGTGAACAAATGAAGCTCAG GCGAAAGCTGATGGATATCGACGGACACCTGTTGTCACTGGGCGTAGAAGCCGAACGGCAACACCAGATAATCAGCCAATGGGAGTCAAGAAACAATAAACTTTACTGCCGCAGGACCAGCAGCCAGCGGAGGCCGAATACCAAGAGTTCCAACAACACTTCAA ATGCGGATTCTTTTGACAACGACCAGCTAAACATGCACCAGGCGTGGTCGGATCTGAGTTACATTGAACACGAACAGGAAAGGTACGTGGCGCTCAGGTCCAAGACCGTTAGCGAACTGGACACAGTCAGGCAACAGGCAGTGGCCctagaaaat AACCTTCCAAAACGGTTAGACTCTGAGACGGAACGCGAGCTGCTCTCGTTAATATGTCGCGTGCACGAATTGGAAGCCGACAAAATGGCGTTGCAAGGTGAACGGCTAGTCGAGTCGTACGAGCTGCGTCGCAGAGGAGATCTGTTGCACAAGATGCACCGACAACAGCGCATTACCGACGACATCATCACGAAACAGCGGCAGATCATCGaag GTCAAAACGTGCCGTTACCCACCGATTTGAAAGAGCTGTATCGGTCGTATCAGCAAGAAATACACGCCAACTCGTACAACACGGACGTAAACACCATACCACTGACATCCGCTATGCAGTCAATCGACAAAAGGTAG